The following proteins are co-located in the Corynebacterium aquilae DSM 44791 genome:
- a CDS encoding NYN domain-containing protein produces the protein MLERTQVYVDTSYLLASFYNSWATGARAQLEIDLPAVVATLGGMIEEQLGQPIQRQLWYDGIPDSGPHRYQRALRTCDGVQLRAGQLIEWGERRTQKAVDTRLVADMVVAGLRRQCSDIVLVSGDADMIPGVQEATAAGIRVHLYGFGWDSMSSALRHACDSTMILDPREDFRDCMQLQVLEGPLPPNIPTKPIGDAEPIDEVGPTSVPSLVPKPDKKDEQSDADSCEADTTSEELSNSGSGEQSQAQDIAPDAVENSANPSDTSDANNQAAASEGPAAAAATDPGVAGESEKEEGDNGENTASPAAPQTPTPPSPATLAAQQPTGPAAAGAQAADAAAARPKPAPTPATAASRSMSVTAQQTRLSVRADSNGIRAEEETVVERISVSRGEPTMPGKPDQPVNSPSARDSISQDTKHEQERHLAMNDSENTRPDAVADDERETQPAPKKPAPSPSMMAPRRKLRSRYVPLPNEVWASAGFQTPYDVGQQYATWWYTNAATAEQRDNAHLLCGGGLPPEVDRPLLQFACETLHEYTLNESQRVALRDGFHSGIRAVLLHRDSN, from the coding sequence ATGCTTGAACGCACACAGGTTTACGTCGATACCTCTTATTTGCTTGCCAGCTTTTACAACTCATGGGCAACAGGAGCACGAGCCCAACTAGAAATCGATTTACCCGCGGTCGTCGCCACCTTAGGCGGCATGATCGAAGAACAACTCGGACAACCAATCCAACGCCAACTCTGGTACGACGGCATCCCCGACTCTGGCCCGCACCGTTATCAGCGGGCCTTGCGCACGTGTGATGGCGTCCAACTCCGCGCTGGGCAGCTCATCGAATGGGGCGAACGACGCACCCAAAAAGCCGTCGACACCCGCCTAGTGGCCGACATGGTGGTCGCAGGTTTACGCCGCCAATGCAGCGATATCGTCCTGGTCAGCGGCGACGCCGACATGATCCCCGGCGTGCAGGAAGCAACAGCAGCCGGCATTCGCGTGCATCTTTACGGCTTCGGTTGGGACTCCATGTCCTCCGCACTGCGCCACGCCTGCGATTCCACGATGATCCTCGACCCGCGCGAAGACTTCCGCGACTGCATGCAGCTGCAGGTCCTGGAAGGACCGCTACCGCCGAACATCCCAACAAAACCGATCGGCGATGCAGAACCCATTGACGAGGTCGGGCCTACCTCCGTTCCCTCCCTGGTTCCCAAACCGGACAAAAAGGACGAACAGTCCGACGCTGATAGCTGCGAAGCCGACACCACTAGCGAGGAACTTTCCAACTCCGGCAGTGGCGAACAATCGCAAGCGCAAGACATCGCACCCGACGCGGTCGAGAACAGCGCAAACCCTTCGGATACCAGTGATGCCAACAACCAGGCAGCCGCCTCCGAGGGCCCCGCAGCAGCCGCAGCTACCGACCCCGGTGTAGCAGGAGAATCCGAAAAGGAGGAGGGCGACAACGGCGAAAACACGGCCAGCCCCGCCGCGCCACAAACACCGACGCCGCCCAGCCCAGCCACCCTGGCCGCGCAACAGCCCACCGGCCCCGCAGCCGCCGGGGCCCAGGCAGCAGACGCTGCCGCCGCGCGACCAAAACCCGCGCCAACACCGGCAACCGCCGCCTCCCGCAGCATGTCCGTCACCGCGCAACAAACCCGCCTCTCGGTGCGCGCCGACTCCAACGGCATCCGCGCCGAAGAAGAAACCGTCGTCGAACGGATCTCCGTCTCCCGGGGCGAACCCACCATGCCGGGCAAACCCGACCAGCCGGTCAACAGCCCCAGCGCCCGAGACTCCATCTCCCAAGACACCAAACACGAGCAAGAGCGTCATCTCGCGATGAACGACTCCGAAAACACTCGACCCGATGCCGTGGCAGATGACGAGCGCGAAACCCAACCGGCCCCCAAAAAGCCGGCCCCCAGCCCCTCCATGATGGCCCCCCGCCGCAAACTGCGGTCCCGCTACGTCCCCCTCCCCAATGAGGTATGGGCCTCCGCCGGGTTTCAAACACCCTACGACGTGGGACAACAGTACGCGACTTGGTGGTACACCAACGCCGCCACCGCCGAACAACGCGACAACGCACACCTCCTCTGCGGCGGTGGCCTACCCCCCGAAGTAGACCGCCCGCTACTGCAATTCGCGTGCGAAACCCTCCACGAATACACGCTCAACGAATCCCAACGCGTCGCACTACGCGACGGATTCCACTCCGGTATTCGAGCAGTCCTCCTCCACCGGGACAGCAACTAA
- a CDS encoding PspA/IM30 family protein — protein sequence MHEPLLPRFAEGQKASILMPNPFVKGWKYLTAAMEQAIDENASPEVQISQAVSAAKAQHQKIFDQAAVMAGNRHQLEMKLDRMRADRDRLEDQARQALNAADQAAASGDESKSVDLAHTAEIFASQLVSVEQQLEETVAAHKAAVSAAEQAQKQVAESDARLKETLAEAEKLRGQVTQANMQEATMAADDRMQQLSVDDSVPTLDSVRAKIEARYANALGAQELVESTIGDQMAGIVKSGNDLKASARLEEIRAQLGAAKAGELTSGAGKDGAGVEDAEVEEDSESTDKK from the coding sequence GTGCACGAGCCGCTCCTGCCGCGTTTCGCGGAGGGGCAGAAGGCGAGCATCCTTATGCCGAACCCGTTCGTCAAGGGCTGGAAGTACCTGACTGCTGCTATGGAGCAGGCGATCGACGAGAACGCTTCTCCGGAGGTGCAGATTTCGCAGGCGGTTAGTGCTGCGAAGGCTCAGCATCAGAAGATTTTCGATCAGGCCGCCGTGATGGCGGGCAATCGTCATCAGCTGGAGATGAAGCTGGATCGTATGCGTGCTGATCGTGATCGGCTTGAGGATCAGGCTCGTCAGGCTTTGAATGCCGCTGATCAGGCTGCTGCCAGTGGGGATGAGTCGAAGTCTGTGGATTTGGCGCATACTGCGGAGATTTTTGCGTCTCAGTTGGTCTCTGTGGAGCAGCAGCTTGAGGAGACGGTGGCTGCGCATAAGGCTGCGGTCTCTGCTGCCGAGCAGGCGCAGAAGCAGGTGGCGGAGTCTGATGCCCGGTTGAAGGAGACTTTGGCTGAGGCGGAGAAGCTGCGTGGCCAGGTGACTCAGGCCAATATGCAGGAAGCGACGATGGCGGCTGATGATCGTATGCAGCAGCTCAGCGTCGATGATTCGGTTCCGACGTTGGATTCGGTGCGTGCGAAGATTGAGGCTCGTTACGCTAACGCTTTGGGTGCCCAGGAGCTGGTGGAGTCCACCATTGGTGATCAGATGGCGGGCATTGTGAAGTCGGGTAATGATTTGAAGGCTTCGGCTCGTTTGGAGGAGATTCGCGCTCAGCTGGGTGCGGCTAAGGCCGGCGAGTTGACTTCTGGTGCCGGCAAGGATGGTGCCGGGGTTGAGGACGCTGAGGTTGAGGAAGATTCCGAAAGCACCGATAAGAAGTAG
- the trxA gene encoding thioredoxin produces the protein MATINVTEDTFQDLVTKEGIVLVDAWASWCGPCRQFGPIFEKVSDAHPEATFAKLDTEANQGLAAALQIQSIPTLMVFRDGILVYREAGALPAAALEDLYSQVAALDMEDVRAQIAAQQGDEQA, from the coding sequence ATGGCAACGATCAACGTCACTGAAGACACTTTCCAGGATCTTGTTACCAAGGAGGGCATTGTCCTCGTCGACGCGTGGGCTTCCTGGTGTGGCCCGTGCCGCCAGTTCGGCCCCATCTTTGAGAAGGTCTCTGACGCGCACCCGGAGGCAACTTTCGCCAAGCTGGATACCGAGGCGAACCAGGGTTTGGCTGCTGCTCTGCAGATCCAGTCCATTCCCACCTTGATGGTGTTCCGCGATGGCATCCTGGTGTACCGCGAGGCTGGCGCTCTTCCGGCTGCTGCACTGGAGGATTTGTACTCCCAGGTGGCGGCCCTTGATATGGAGGATGTGCGCGCTCAGATTGCTGCGCAGCAAGGCGATGAGCAGGCCTAA
- a CDS encoding heavy-metal-associated domain-containing protein yields MVKNYKVNGMTCDHCAMSVTEEIEEIVGAQVVNIDVPSGMVTVSGEDVSDIDIAAAIKEAGFELDES; encoded by the coding sequence ATGGTTAAGAACTACAAAGTAAACGGCATGACCTGCGACCACTGCGCCATGAGCGTGACGGAAGAGATCGAAGAGATCGTCGGCGCCCAGGTCGTCAACATCGATGTTCCCTCCGGCATGGTCACCGTATCCGGTGAGGACGTCTCCGACATCGACATCGCAGCCGCCATCAAGGAAGCCGGCTTCGAACTCGACGAGTCCTAA
- a CDS encoding IS1249 family transposase, which translates to MPTSPTCPICQSPTKKNGSTSKNRQRWRCKHCGHSFTQTNTAHTQLVRFTLFLSWVQSTQSLADFARHHQLSRRTLQRWFEPFWLIPIPTPTGDNNYDEQVFIDATYFNKQQCLLIASTTNKVLTWHWSHSENTRAYQHLLHRIQRPRLITTDGCNAALSAINDVFPNDPATPQAHTHIQRCLIHIKRNVQRYVTTRPQSNCGKALRALSLKLLKVTNNQQAAQWVTLFHQVSNQYRDWLDEKTYIDSCPKVLIPNNKRKNKHYWYTHDRARSAHRILMEQTRRNHLFAFIEQSIAVIGTDTDSPDTIYEAIYQSSTNSLEGGINSPLKALLHAHRGLPAERQRKLCEWWLLSRTKKPGDLIEIARQHDFGTHELAKVKTVTEALTDSNPTGAPAEYDTGIDTG; encoded by the coding sequence ATGCCAACATCACCTACTTGCCCCATCTGCCAATCACCCACAAAGAAAAACGGCTCAACCAGCAAAAACCGCCAACGATGGCGCTGCAAACACTGCGGACACTCCTTCACACAAACAAATACAGCCCACACACAACTCGTTCGCTTCACACTGTTTTTGTCCTGGGTCCAATCCACCCAATCACTGGCAGACTTCGCCCGCCACCACCAACTCAGCCGACGCACACTACAACGCTGGTTCGAACCTTTCTGGCTCATCCCCATCCCCACCCCCACAGGCGACAACAACTACGACGAACAAGTCTTTATCGACGCCACCTACTTCAACAAACAGCAATGCCTGCTCATCGCATCAACCACCAACAAAGTACTGACCTGGCACTGGTCGCACAGCGAAAACACCCGGGCATACCAACACCTCCTCCACCGAATCCAACGCCCCCGACTGATCACCACAGATGGGTGCAATGCCGCACTATCAGCAATCAACGACGTCTTCCCAAACGATCCAGCCACCCCACAAGCCCACACCCACATCCAACGCTGCCTGATCCACATCAAACGCAACGTCCAGCGATACGTCACAACACGCCCCCAATCCAACTGCGGCAAAGCCCTACGCGCCCTATCGCTAAAACTGCTGAAAGTCACCAACAACCAACAAGCAGCACAATGGGTCACTCTCTTTCACCAGGTCAGCAACCAATACCGCGACTGGCTGGATGAAAAAACCTACATCGACAGCTGCCCCAAAGTGCTTATCCCCAACAACAAAAGGAAAAACAAGCACTACTGGTACACCCACGACCGTGCACGCAGCGCCCACCGCATCCTGATGGAACAAACCCGGCGAAACCACCTGTTCGCCTTCATCGAACAATCCATCGCGGTCATCGGCACAGACACCGACAGCCCCGACACCATCTACGAGGCGATCTACCAATCCAGCACCAACAGCCTAGAAGGCGGCATCAACAGCCCCTTGAAAGCACTGCTGCACGCACACAGAGGACTACCCGCAGAACGCCAAAGAAAACTCTGCGAATGGTGGCTGCTAAGCAGAACGAAAAAGCCTGGCGACCTCATAGAAATCGCCAGGCAACACGACTTCGGGACTCACGAACTCGCCAAAGTTAAAACAGTCACCGAAGCACTAACCGACAGCAACCCCACTGGAGCTCCTGCCGAATACGACACCGGTATCGACACCGGCTAG